One window from the genome of Pseudomonas frederiksbergensis encodes:
- a CDS encoding filamentous hemagglutinin N-terminal domain-containing protein: MDDRQYAFLARQPSAALKNRERFLGMPKRGLAFLLANVMFWQPMWAQAEGIVVSAPGTGLDRAGNGVPIVNIAKPNANGLSHNQFKDYNVDSNGVILNNATSRTQSTQLGGIILGNPNLKGSAAQTILNEVNGGNPSQLRGYTEVAGQSAHVIVANPYGITCNGCGFINSPKVTLSTGKPVVENGRLDRYQVDQGSVAIEGAGLNASNVDHFEIITRSAKINAEIQAKNLTIVAGRNDVNAETLSATARADDGSAKPELAIDSSALGGMYAGAIKLVGTEAGVGVKLDGKLIASGGDIQLDANGHLSMVDTSASGAVNVRAASLDAKGPVYAGTTLNAQVQGDLVNRQTLAARDGISLSAGGQLSNNGIIEAGVNADNTRNASGNVSLTAQNLNNNGKSIVASRNLTTNIAQTLYNQAGTLSAGQTATVKAGTLDNQNKGRVLSSGALGVTADKLLNTQGIVSSNGNLTANVGQLINSAGELSSLSNATLRVASLDNVAGLVAAGQMLDITASSQINNQGGRLTASTNAQLNAGSLDNRQGSLSAQGLNLNLAGQLLNAQGSVISSDTLQLKAGQVNNTAGRIASAKALDANVTGLDQQDGELFSNTSLSLDMNQGQLNNQGGLINASGTLLLNNLKDVNNQNGEISSKQAFILAARNLDNSSGKLLSNQGLMLSIAQVLNNARGAISAASLDSRSNSLDNSDGLISSRGRLDLTVDTLLDNQRGSLIADGVLLLAADRLDNRVGEIVGKTGLNATVNTVDNRQGTLISTDALELTATSLDNRQAGLIGATKALDLDVDDLDNRGGELSSNADVTLVSQNLDNSDGGQVFAGQALKLTVDKLLNRTKGLLSAKAGLELDGGFLDNSGGYLISQQNQRIDLSRDLLNSQGQLSSEGSLDVTAANLTNTGGSLSSAKDLTVHSLGGLDNQGGELVTDGALLLTSAALDNREQGHISAKGAVDVTTGAFDNSQNGRLNSASTLNLVAGQVTNQDGGSIGSQGALTASVTGLDQQGGKLFSNASLSLDMNNGQLNNQSGLINAPGTLLLKNLNGVNNKGGEISSAEAFTLAAQNLTNDNGKLLSSQGLTLRIAQALNNVKGMIGAATVDTHAQSLNNNGGTITSRANLVLTVDQQLDNQAQGLISAAQLLTLNSGNLNNQGGSVLAGGAVVLNAMALNNSANGLINAQGDLTLNADSLDSSDGGEVSAKGDINLTLASLTQDGGRLLGEKAVTLNLGNGDLNNRNGLITAKGPLTFNALRDLNNQGGEISSSQSFDLKGRTLDNSGGKLISSQNLGLDGQALINQNGLISGWQGLLVKGTSLDNRNNGTLSSRNGNVNLNLLGNLLNGNGGALVSQGSLGVTAASVDNTKGILSSGGAQNLNLSGALDNGQGGLIDSGAGLTIKATSVANVSGAVNAQQTLTLHANNVNNRQGTLVGNAEVNLNLNGALDNSAAKLASAGPLTIKGATAINNQGGQIASQDQMSLLTGSLDNSNTGTVAAKNALTITATGAVQNHSNGLIYSQTANIELDAASLANGKGEMQGQTGLDLQLSGDLDNQGGKLIAQTGDVSLTAANIDNRGGTLAAIKGALEARTVGVLRNGFDVNNKGGVIQAQRLNLRALAGLNNNGGRIAAQAGDVIINTAGLNNRSGGLYATGLINANGASLDNSAGQIAGNRIELGLSGILVNTGGILESDSTLAVRAASVNNQSGKLRALGTSGKTDFQIGGLFDNRNGVLETANNELTLNVAGFQNLGGSVLHTGSGIFDVSTANLTNAGGSLVTRGGLTLNADTWINSSVIQAGRLTVNVNNLTQTETGQLLASTRLEGKGGNWVNNGLIASDGSLALQLTGRYSGNGRVTSLGDMAVDAAAIDLSSMASITGGATTTIGGLGGLGSLNNYGRLTSAGSLNINAGIVNNYGTVAGASGLKLTASTLLNDQGGFLFSGGDMKLRVGSLTNRKSDVYALGNIDVARNEQGGRSALMENDSGTMESGLDFSINADSIVNKRGEFRTEAELYSSALGFRCYSCDSLPYSMDRQPSSHLVYQQQYRVVVSGDSTAKAASLIAGRDLSIKGGSLLNSMSSVTAGHDIAVSVDDFENSGAALGDYASHYYYSANNLTLEQMRQVINYNIYNDAGYTEGGVRFWNSAGVETVEYSRIQQIGFKPPDRESYQLIGPVVLWLGMTWSRTSSVVLGESKYSTGVRAELPDFIKNSTPFSRVVVSSTSSDSLVPAIIQAGGNVSITATNKITNGVERPFSTGISTSSRNTTTAASGSGKTTVVTLNSQLPPDLAQQQINPLTLPGFTLPSGQNGLFRLSGQGTSNASASQAPIAPQNWTIGSSAVSALDRSVGVPITDVRPIEIADQSQLSTIDRQVQPLNGGQTSAPPPASIAGQSLARVTGLPSATVSSKPHKYLIETNPVLTDLKSFTSSDYLLTKLGYDADTSAKRLGDGLFEQRLIQQAVVARTGQRFIDGQTSDEGMFKYLMNNAIASKDALNLSVGVTLTAQQVAALTHDIVWLEEHEVNGEKVLVPVLYMAQANNRLAPNGALIAGQNVTLIAGKDLENAGTLRATNNLSATASQNLANSGLIEAGNRLDMLGGNDIVNKSGGIIAGRDINMNAISGDVTNERTLTTAGFSNRGYTHRQDYADSASRIEATNDLTMGAGRDVNSVGSVMASGRDTQIDAGRDVNIISAQQQSSSTGGVRRSSITQLSSNVDAGRDVIVNAGRDFNAVASQISADRNVALAANENMTVSSGADESHYYYKSKKVTSQKDHVKQIGSTVSAGGDVSMSAGKDMALISSRVNAGDEAYLVAGENLDLLAAQDSDYSLYEKKKKGSWGKKKSRRDELTKVTHIGSQIITGGDLTLVSGGDQRYQVAKLNSGNDAALLSGGAITFEGVKDLRQESHTKSNTSLAWNSMKGKGHTDETLRQSQLVAKGDLVIKAVEGLNIDIKHINQKSVSQTIDAMVKADPELAWLKEAEKRGDVDWRRVEEIHQSFKYSNSGLGVAAQMVLAIVLAVVTGGAGAGLVGATAGTFSAGFANAVLIAVENKAINSAISNKGDLGAVLKDTTSSESLKGYVVSGMLGGIGNSLGYDPTTLGFDWNSAGQIVLKTSADTLVQTALQGGSLGDNFVDNLLGAVIDIGGAVAANKVGNLTLAEGSPTKIAAHALVGGLKSMAMGGDFKAGALAGGANEALVGYLAELALPEGYDPNRPGSEQAKANLLAMSQLLGVLTAVVSGSDPRIAADIAANATQYNYLTHSDLERAAKKLQGCGNDGQCIGEAYTIYHELSERQTLEALVGCGQNKGLCAGFSKLVRGGTSQERTAP; this comes from the coding sequence ATGGACGACCGCCAATACGCCTTCCTGGCCCGCCAACCTTCTGCTGCCCTGAAAAACCGCGAGCGGTTCCTCGGCATGCCCAAGCGCGGCCTGGCGTTCCTCTTGGCCAACGTCATGTTCTGGCAACCAATGTGGGCCCAGGCCGAGGGCATCGTCGTCAGCGCGCCTGGCACCGGCCTCGACCGCGCGGGCAACGGCGTGCCCATCGTCAACATCGCCAAGCCCAATGCCAACGGCCTGTCCCACAACCAGTTCAAGGACTACAACGTCGATAGCAACGGCGTGATCCTCAACAACGCCACGTCCCGTACGCAGTCCACGCAACTGGGCGGGATCATCCTCGGCAACCCGAATCTCAAAGGCTCAGCCGCGCAAACCATCCTCAACGAAGTCAACGGCGGCAACCCCAGCCAACTGCGCGGCTACACCGAAGTGGCGGGGCAATCGGCCCACGTCATCGTCGCCAACCCGTATGGCATCACCTGCAACGGCTGCGGCTTCATCAACAGTCCGAAAGTGACCTTGAGCACCGGCAAACCGGTGGTGGAAAACGGTCGGTTGGACCGCTACCAAGTGGATCAGGGCAGCGTCGCCATCGAAGGCGCGGGCCTCAATGCCAGCAACGTTGATCACTTCGAAATCATCACCCGCAGCGCCAAGATCAACGCCGAGATCCAGGCCAAGAACCTGACGATCGTGGCCGGGCGCAACGACGTCAATGCAGAGACTTTGAGCGCCACCGCTCGCGCTGATGACGGCAGCGCCAAGCCGGAGCTGGCGATCGACTCTTCGGCGTTGGGTGGGATGTATGCCGGGGCGATCAAGTTGGTCGGCACCGAGGCTGGGGTTGGGGTGAAGTTGGATGGCAAGTTGATTGCCAGTGGTGGTGATATTCAGCTCGATGCCAATGGGCATTTGAGCATGGTTGATACCTCGGCCAGCGGGGCGGTCAACGTCAGGGCTGCGAGTCTTGACGCGAAGGGGCCGGTTTATGCCGGGACGACGTTGAATGCGCAGGTTCAGGGTGACTTGGTCAACCGGCAGACATTGGCGGCGCGCGATGGCATCAGCCTCAGTGCCGGTGGGCAGTTGAGCAACAACGGGATTATTGAAGCGGGGGTGAATGCGGATAACACCCGTAATGCTTCGGGGAATGTGAGCCTCACGGCGCAGAATCTGAACAACAACGGCAAGAGCATCGTCGCCAGCCGTAACCTCACAACCAACATTGCACAGACGCTGTACAACCAGGCCGGCACCCTCAGCGCCGGGCAAACCGCCACGGTAAAAGCCGGGACGCTGGATAACCAGAACAAGGGCCGGGTGCTGAGCAGCGGCGCGCTGGGCGTTACTGCCGACAAGCTGCTCAATACCCAGGGCATCGTCAGCAGCAATGGCAACCTGACGGCCAATGTCGGGCAGTTGATCAACAGCGCCGGCGAACTCAGCAGCCTGAGCAACGCCACGTTGCGCGTTGCCTCGCTGGATAACGTCGCGGGACTGGTGGCGGCAGGGCAGATGCTCGACATCACTGCCAGCAGCCAGATAAACAACCAGGGCGGACGCCTGACCGCGAGCACCAACGCTCAATTGAACGCCGGGTCGCTGGATAACCGCCAGGGCTCGCTTTCGGCCCAAGGGCTGAACCTGAACCTGGCAGGCCAACTGCTCAACGCTCAGGGCAGCGTGATCAGCAGCGACACGCTGCAACTGAAGGCCGGCCAGGTGAATAACACTGCCGGCCGCATTGCCAGTGCCAAGGCCCTGGATGCCAATGTTACCGGCCTGGATCAACAGGACGGCGAGCTCTTCAGCAACACCAGCCTCAGCCTGGACATGAACCAGGGTCAGTTGAACAACCAGGGCGGTCTGATCAATGCCTCAGGTACGTTGTTGTTGAACAACCTCAAGGACGTGAACAACCAGAACGGCGAAATTTCCAGCAAACAAGCGTTCATCCTGGCGGCACGGAATCTGGATAACAGCAGCGGTAAGTTGCTGAGCAATCAAGGCCTGATGCTCAGCATCGCCCAAGTGCTTAACAACGCCCGCGGCGCCATCTCGGCGGCATCGCTGGACAGTCGTAGCAACAGCCTGGACAACAGCGATGGCCTGATCAGCAGCCGCGGCCGACTCGATCTGACGGTCGACACGCTGCTCGACAACCAACGCGGCTCACTGATCGCCGACGGCGTGCTGCTATTGGCTGCTGATCGCCTGGACAACCGTGTCGGGGAGATCGTCGGCAAGACCGGACTCAACGCTACCGTCAACACCGTGGACAACCGCCAAGGCACGCTGATCAGCACCGATGCCCTGGAGCTCACGGCGACCAGCCTCGACAACCGCCAGGCCGGTTTGATCGGCGCGACAAAAGCGCTGGATCTCGATGTCGACGACCTCGACAACCGTGGCGGTGAGCTGTCGAGCAACGCAGACGTCACGCTGGTCAGCCAGAACCTCGACAACAGCGATGGCGGCCAGGTGTTCGCCGGCCAGGCGCTGAAGCTGACGGTCGATAAACTGCTCAACCGCACCAAAGGCCTGCTCAGTGCCAAGGCTGGATTGGAACTGGACGGCGGCTTCCTCGACAACAGCGGCGGCTACTTGATCAGCCAGCAGAACCAGCGCATCGATCTGAGCCGCGACCTGCTCAACAGCCAAGGCCAGCTCAGCAGCGAAGGTTCGCTGGATGTCACCGCCGCCAACCTGACCAACACCGGCGGCAGCCTGTCCAGCGCCAAGGACCTGACCGTGCATAGCCTGGGAGGGCTCGACAACCAGGGCGGCGAACTGGTCACCGACGGCGCGTTGCTGCTGACCAGCGCCGCGCTGGACAACCGCGAGCAGGGCCACATCAGCGCCAAGGGCGCGGTGGACGTCACCACCGGTGCTTTCGATAACAGCCAGAATGGCCGCCTCAACAGCGCCAGCACGCTGAACCTCGTCGCGGGCCAGGTCACCAACCAGGATGGCGGAAGCATCGGCAGCCAAGGTGCGCTGACGGCGTCGGTTACCGGACTGGATCAGCAGGGCGGCAAGCTGTTCAGCAATGCCTCGCTGAGCCTGGACATGAACAACGGCCAGCTCAACAACCAGAGCGGTCTGATCAACGCCCCAGGCACGCTGCTGCTGAAAAACCTCAACGGCGTGAACAACAAGGGCGGCGAAATCTCCAGCGCTGAAGCCTTTACCCTGGCGGCGCAAAACCTCACCAACGACAACGGCAAACTGCTGAGCAGCCAAGGCCTGACCCTGCGCATCGCCCAAGCGTTGAACAACGTCAAAGGCATGATCGGCGCGGCCACCGTCGATACCCACGCACAAAGCTTGAACAACAACGGCGGCACAATCACCAGCCGTGCCAACCTCGTCCTGACCGTCGATCAACAACTGGATAACCAGGCCCAAGGCCTGATCAGCGCCGCGCAACTGCTCACCCTCAACAGCGGCAATCTGAACAACCAGGGCGGCAGCGTATTGGCCGGCGGCGCGGTGGTCCTCAACGCCATGGCCCTGAACAACAGCGCCAACGGCCTGATCAACGCCCAAGGCGACCTCACCCTCAACGCCGACTCCCTGGACTCCAGCGATGGCGGCGAAGTGTCGGCCAAGGGCGACATCAACCTGACCCTGGCATCGCTGACGCAAGACGGCGGCCGCCTGCTCGGCGAAAAAGCCGTCACCCTGAACCTCGGCAATGGCGACCTGAACAATCGCAACGGTTTGATCACCGCCAAAGGTCCGCTGACCTTCAACGCCCTGCGCGACCTAAACAACCAGGGCGGCGAAATCTCCAGCAGCCAGAGTTTCGACCTCAAAGGCCGCACGCTGGACAACAGCGGCGGCAAGCTGATCAGCAGCCAGAACCTGGGCCTCGACGGCCAGGCGTTGATCAACCAGAACGGTTTGATTTCCGGCTGGCAAGGACTGCTGGTCAAAGGCACGAGCCTGGACAACCGCAACAACGGCACACTGTCCAGCCGCAACGGCAACGTGAACCTCAACCTGCTGGGCAACTTGCTCAACGGCAACGGTGGTGCGCTGGTCAGTCAGGGCAGCCTCGGCGTGACAGCCGCTTCGGTGGATAACACCAAAGGCATCCTCAGCAGTGGCGGTGCGCAGAACCTCAACCTCAGCGGCGCGCTCGATAACGGCCAGGGCGGTCTGATCGACAGCGGCGCCGGCCTGACCATCAAGGCCACCTCCGTGGCGAACGTCAGTGGCGCGGTCAACGCGCAGCAAACGCTGACCCTCCATGCCAACAATGTAAACAACCGCCAGGGCACGCTGGTGGGTAACGCCGAAGTCAACCTGAACCTCAATGGTGCACTCGACAACAGCGCCGCCAAGCTCGCCAGCGCCGGCCCGCTGACCATCAAAGGCGCGACGGCGATCAACAACCAGGGCGGTCAGATCGCCAGCCAGGATCAGATGAGCCTGCTCACCGGTTCCCTGGACAACAGCAACACCGGGACCGTCGCGGCAAAAAATGCGCTGACGATCACCGCCACCGGCGCCGTGCAGAACCATAGCAACGGCCTGATCTACAGCCAGACGGCGAATATCGAACTCGATGCCGCGAGCCTCGCCAATGGCAAGGGCGAGATGCAGGGGCAGACCGGCCTCGATCTTCAGTTAAGCGGTGATCTCGATAACCAGGGCGGCAAACTCATCGCCCAGACCGGCGACGTCAGCCTCACCGCAGCCAACATCGACAACCGCGGCGGCACCCTCGCCGCAATCAAGGGCGCCCTTGAAGCGCGCACCGTGGGCGTGTTGCGTAACGGCTTCGATGTGAACAACAAGGGCGGCGTGATCCAGGCCCAGCGCCTCAACCTCCGCGCCTTGGCCGGGCTGAACAACAACGGCGGGCGGATCGCGGCTCAGGCTGGGGATGTCATCATCAACACGGCTGGCCTGAACAACCGCAGCGGTGGGCTCTATGCCACTGGGTTGATCAACGCCAACGGCGCCAGCCTGGACAACAGCGCCGGCCAGATCGCCGGCAACCGCATTGAACTGGGGCTGAGCGGCATCCTGGTCAACACCGGCGGCATCCTGGAAAGCGACAGCACCCTGGCGGTGCGCGCGGCGAGCGTTAATAACCAGAGCGGCAAGCTGCGTGCATTGGGAACCAGTGGGAAAACCGACTTCCAAATTGGCGGCCTGTTCGATAACCGCAATGGCGTCTTGGAAACCGCCAACAACGAGCTGACCCTCAACGTCGCTGGCTTCCAGAACCTCGGCGGCAGCGTGCTGCACACCGGCAGCGGCATCTTTGATGTCTCCACCGCCAACCTCACCAACGCAGGCGGCAGCCTTGTCACCCGCGGCGGCCTGACGCTCAACGCCGATACCTGGATCAACAGCAGTGTGATCCAGGCTGGCCGGCTGACGGTCAATGTCAACAACCTGACCCAGACGGAGACGGGGCAGTTACTGGCTTCGACGCGGTTGGAGGGTAAGGGCGGAAACTGGGTTAACAATGGATTGATTGCCAGCGATGGGAGCTTGGCATTGCAGTTGACCGGGCGGTACAGCGGCAATGGCCGTGTCACCAGCCTGGGCGACATGGCGGTGGACGCCGCAGCTATCGACCTGAGCAGCATGGCAAGCATTACCGGCGGCGCGACCACGACGATTGGTGGGCTCGGTGGTTTGGGCAGCCTGAACAATTACGGGCGCCTGACATCGGCGGGTTCGTTGAACATCAATGCGGGCATCGTCAATAACTATGGAACGGTTGCTGGCGCGAGCGGATTAAAACTGACGGCTTCGACATTGCTGAACGACCAGGGCGGCTTTCTGTTCAGCGGTGGAGATATGAAGTTACGGGTGGGAAGTCTGACCAACCGTAAGTCGGACGTTTATGCGTTAGGGAACATTGATGTAGCGCGCAATGAACAGGGTGGTCGGTCGGCGTTGATGGAGAATGATTCGGGCACGATGGAGAGTGGGCTGGATTTTTCTATTAATGCGGATTCTATTGTTAACAAGCGGGGGGAGTTTAGGACTGAGGCGGAGTTGTATTCTTCGGCATTGGGATTTCGTTGTTATAGTTGTGATTCGCTTCCTTACTCGATGGATAGGCAGCCCTCCTCGCATTTGGTTTATCAGCAACAATACCGAGTTGTGGTGTCTGGGGACTCGACAGCTAAAGCAGCCTCGTTGATCGCAGGAAGAGACCTGAGCATTAAAGGGGGTTCTTTATTGAACTCAATGTCATCCGTTACCGCTGGTCATGATATCGCAGTGTCGGTAGATGACTTTGAAAATTCAGGCGCGGCGTTGGGCGATTATGCTAGTCACTACTACTATAGTGCCAATAATCTGACGTTGGAGCAGATGAGGCAGGTCATAAACTACAATATATATAATGACGCTGGCTATACTGAGGGGGGAGTGCGTTTTTGGAACTCGGCGGGTGTTGAAACGGTAGAATATTCTCGTATTCAACAAATAGGTTTTAAGCCTCCGGATAGAGAGAGCTATCAATTGATTGGGCCGGTTGTTCTTTGGCTTGGAATGACTTGGAGTCGTACGTCGTCAGTTGTATTGGGGGAGTCCAAGTATTCAACTGGTGTTCGGGCCGAGTTGCCTGATTTCATAAAAAATTCTACTCCATTCAGTCGAGTCGTCGTCTCGTCTACCTCGTCCGACAGCTTGGTGCCCGCCATCATCCAAGCCGGCGGCAACGTCTCCATTACCGCAACAAACAAAATCACCAACGGCGTGGAGCGCCCCTTCTCCACAGGCATATCTACTTCATCCCGTAACACCACAACCGCCGCGTCAGGTTCAGGCAAGACCACAGTCGTAACCCTGAACAGCCAACTCCCACCGGACCTGGCCCAACAACAGATAAACCCGCTGACGCTCCCCGGTTTCACCCTACCCAGCGGGCAAAACGGCCTGTTCCGTTTGAGCGGTCAAGGCACCAGCAACGCATCGGCATCCCAAGCTCCGATCGCACCACAGAACTGGACAATCGGTAGCAGCGCTGTAAGCGCATTGGATCGATCCGTTGGCGTGCCAATAACCGATGTACGCCCTATCGAGATTGCCGATCAAAGCCAGCTTTCGACCATTGATCGCCAAGTGCAACCATTGAACGGTGGTCAAACATCAGCCCCGCCACCTGCATCTATCGCGGGCCAGTCATTGGCCCGAGTGACGGGCCTGCCGAGCGCGACCGTCTCCTCCAAGCCACACAAGTACCTGATCGAGACCAACCCGGTCCTTACCGACCTCAAGTCATTCACCAGCTCGGATTATCTGCTGACAAAACTCGGCTACGACGCGGACACCAGCGCCAAGCGGTTGGGCGACGGCCTGTTCGAACAACGTCTGATACAGCAGGCCGTCGTTGCCCGCACGGGCCAACGCTTCATCGACGGCCAGACCTCCGACGAAGGCATGTTCAAGTATCTGATGAACAACGCCATCGCCAGCAAAGACGCCCTCAACCTGTCGGTTGGCGTTACCCTCACCGCCCAACAAGTCGCTGCCTTGACCCACGACATCGTCTGGCTTGAGGAGCATGAAGTGAATGGCGAGAAGGTGCTGGTGCCGGTGTTGTATATGGCACAGGCCAATAACCGGCTGGCACCTAATGGTGCGTTGATTGCCGGCCAGAACGTCACGTTGATCGCCGGCAAGGATCTGGAAAATGCCGGCACACTCCGGGCCACCAATAACCTCTCCGCGACCGCCAGCCAGAACCTCGCCAACAGCGGATTGATCGAAGCTGGAAACCGTCTCGATATGCTGGGCGGCAACGACATCGTTAACAAATCCGGTGGCATCATCGCCGGGCGTGACATCAACATGAATGCTATATCGGGAGATGTGACCAACGAGCGCACGTTGACCACGGCAGGCTTCAGCAACAGAGGCTACACCCATCGACAGGACTATGCGGACAGCGCCTCACGTATCGAGGCGACCAACGATCTGACCATGGGGGCCGGTCGGGACGTCAACAGCGTTGGCAGCGTTATGGCCAGCGGTCGTGATACGCAAATCGACGCAGGGCGGGACGTCAATATCATCTCGGCTCAACAGCAAAGCTCCAGTACGGGAGGAGTTCGCAGAAGCTCGATCACTCAACTGAGTTCGAACGTCGACGCCGGTCGTGACGTTATTGTGAATGCTGGCCGAGACTTCAACGCCGTTGCCAGCCAGATCAGCGCCGATCGCAACGTAGCCCTGGCCGCCAACGAGAATATGACGGTCTCTTCCGGCGCTGACGAATCACACTATTACTACAAGTCGAAAAAGGTCACGTCCCAGAAAGATCACGTCAAACAGATCGGCAGCACCGTCAGCGCTGGGGGTGATGTGTCGATGAGTGCCGGAAAAGACATGGCGCTTATTTCCAGCCGCGTCAACGCCGGCGATGAAGCTTACTTGGTGGCCGGCGAAAATCTTGACTTGTTGGCTGCGCAAGACAGCGATTACTCGTTGTATGAGAAAAAGAAAAAGGGCAGTTGGGGGAAGAAAAAGAGCCGGCGTGACGAGCTGACCAAGGTGACTCATATAGGGAGTCAAATTATTACTGGCGGTGACCTGACGTTGGTAAGCGGTGGAGATCAGCGGTATCAAGTAGCGAAGCTGAACAGTGGCAACGATGCAGCGTTGCTAAGTGGCGGAGCAATTACTTTTGAGGGCGTCAAGGACCTGCGCCAGGAGAGTCATACCAAGAGCAACACCAGCCTTGCCTGGAATTCCATGAAGGGCAAGGGCCACACCGATGAGACCCTGCGCCAGAGCCAACTGGTGGCGAAAGGTGATTTGGTCATCAAGGCCGTTGAGGGCTTGAATATCGATATAAAGCACATCAACCAGAAGTCTGTCAGCCAGACCATTGATGCGATGGTAAAGGCCGATCCTGAGCTGGCGTGGTTGAAGGAGGCAGAAAAACGAGGCGATGTCGATTGGCGTCGTGTGGAGGAAATCCACCAAAGCTTCAAGTATTCAAACTCGGGGCTTGGCGTCGCAGCTCAGATGGTCTTGGCAATTGTGCTGGCGGTGGTGACGGGCGGAGCTGGGGCGGGGCTGGTGGGGGCTACGGCTGGGACCTTCTCGGCAGGATTTGCCAATGCCGTGTTGATTGCTGTGGAAAACAAGGCTATCAACAGCGCAATTAGTAATAAAGGAGACTTAGGTGCAGTCCTAAAGGACACCACCAGCAGCGAAAGCCTCAAAGGCTATGTGGTTTCAGGGATGCTGGGTGGTATCGGGAACAGCCTTGGCTACGACCCGACTACATTGGGCTTCGATTGGAATAGCGCTGGCCAAATCGTCCTGAAGACGAGTGCAGACACCTTGGTCCAAACGGCCTTACAAGGTGGCAGCCTGGGCGATAACTTCGTCGATAACTTGCTCGGTGCCGTTATTGATATTGGCGGCGCTGTTGCCGCCAACAAAGTGGGCAACCTGACCCTAGCCGAAGGAAGCCCCACCAAAATCGCCGCCCATGCCTTGGTCGGTGGTCTGAAGTCGATGGCCATGGGCGGTGATTTCAAGGCAGGAGCCTTGGCCGGAGGCGCCAACGAAGCGCTCGTTGGGTATCTGGCGGAACTGGCGCTGCCTGAAGGTTACGATCCCAACCGCCCCGGATCTGAGCAAGCTAAAGCGAACCTGTTGGCAATGTCGCAGTTGCTTGGTGTGCTTACGGCGGTTGTTTCTGGAAGCGACCCGCGCATTGCAGCAGATATCGCGGCCAATGCCACCCAGTACAACTACTTGACGCATTCTGATCTGGAGCGGGCAGCTAAGAAATTGCAGGGCTGCGGGAATGATGGTCAATGCATAGGAGAGGCCTACACCATTTACCATGAGTTAAGCGAGCGTCAGACCTTGGAGGCGCTGGTTGGCTGTGGTCAGAATAAAGGCCTCTGCGCAGGCTTCTCGAAGCTGGTGCGCGGAGGTACAAGCCAGGAAAGAACAGCTCCGTGA